The nucleotide window TTGAAATCACTGATGGACATTAATTTCTGGGGCACTGTTTATTGCACGAAATACGCTTATCCTGCTATACTGGCTGCCAAAGGTACTATTGTGGGCGTATCTTCTATTGCTGGTTATCGTGGCTTGCCGGGGCGTACAGGTTATTCGGCGTCCAAATTCGCTATGCAGGGCTTTATGGAGGCATTGCGTACGGAGAATCTGCATACAGGCGTTAACGTAATGTGGGTATGTCCGGGGTTTACGGCCTCGAATATACGGAATACGGCGCTCAACCAGGAAGGACAGGCACAGAGTGAAACCCCGCTCAATGAGGATAAGCTGATGAGTGCCGAAGCAGTGGCAACAGCCATTGCCAAAGCAATCAGCAAACGCAAAAGGACCCTTGTACTTACCGGCCAGGGCAAACTCACTGTATGGCTCAACAAACTGGTGCCTGGTCTGCTCGATGGTCTTGTTTACAACCACTTTAAGAAAGAACCTAATTCTCCACTGCAATAAAAATCAAAATTTCAGCTTAAAATAAGGCGCCATCGGTATTTTTACCTTTATTTGCAAAGAGATTGCATTTAAAACCCCATGGCACCCTTTTTGGGAGGAGAGCGACCATTCCAGGCGGCCATTCAGATGTGATACGGGTTCGATAAGCAGGGATAGGGAGTTGAAATGTGAATTTAGTGTATTGCGCTTGGATTTAGATTTTCTGGCATGTCCATTATAACATTAACATCAGACATAGGGATGCAGGATTACCTGGTAGGTGCCATCAAAGGGCAACTCTGGCATTACTGCCCGGAATGTCATGTTACGGACATAACCCATCATATCAGCCCTTTTAACCTGCCGCAGGCAACGTATATCTGTAAGAGTGCCTTCGCCTGGTTTCCGCTGGGTACTTTCCATTTTGTACTGATTAATCTGTTCGACCGCCGCCCCGATCATGTGCTGGTGGCCGAACATAACGGACAATACATCGGCTGCGCCGACAATGGTCTGCTGACCATGATCGCCGGTGGCATGCCCGAAAAAGTGGTTAAAATACCCCTGCCGGCCAATGCGCCCAAAAACACATTCACCATCATACAGCAGCTGGCCATGGCCGCCCGTGAACTCAGCAGAGGCAAAGCCCTGGGAGAAATAGGCCCGCTCACCCAAAGCATCCATATTAAGCATAACCTGCAGCCTTTGGTGGGCGATGACTTCATCGAAGGCCAGATTATCCATATCGACAGCTTCGAAAACGTAGTGGTCAATATCACCCGCGATCAGTTCAATGCCCAGCGCAGAAACCGTCGCTTCCAGATATTTTTCCGCCGTAATGAAGTGATCAACCAGATCAGTGAAACTTACGCTGATGTACCCGAGGGCCAGAAACTGGCCCTGTTCAACGCTGCCGGCTACCTCGAAATAGCTATCAACAAAGGAAATGCAGCCGGCCTGTTCGGCCTGCTGGGATTCCGCAGGGACCAGCTAACCCAGCCCACCGGCTTCCAGCAACTCTCATTCTACCAAACTGTCAGAATTATCTTTCAATGATTAACAGACTCGTTAAAATGGAATTTATCCCCGACAAGGTAAGTTCCTTCCGGGAACTGTTTGCCCGGCAACAACAACAAATCCGCCATTTCCCAGGATGCCTCCACCTCGAACTATGGGAACACCCGGCCTCCGGCAACACCTTCTTTACCTTCAGCAAATGGGAGTCCGAAGCGGCTCTGGAAGCCTACCGGCAATCAGATCTCTTCCGGGATACATGGGCCGCCACCAAAGTGCTGTTTTGCGCAAAACCAGCAGCATGGACCGTTACAGAGACTTATAAAGCCTGAAACCACGCTGGCAGCCAGGGAGTTCTAATGCAATTTTAATTCCCTTCAAACCAGCTACCATTCAAGATTATAGCTAGCAATTAAAAAGATATTTACAAAAAGTTAAAACTGTTCAGCAGATTAGCATAATTTGCTACTTTTTATATTTTTGTCGGACCTTAAAACAACCTTATGAATTTTAAAAGGACCAACAACATAGTTGGCTGGGTGATTTGCATCATTGCCTGCTCTGTTTACATTATGACTATGGAGGCCACGGGCAGCTTGTGGGACTGCGGCGAATTTATTTCCAGTGCGTACAAAGTACAGATCCCCCACCCTCCCGGAGCACCCTTGTTCGTATTACTCGGAAGACTCTTCAGCATGTTCCTGAAACCCTCACAGGCCGCTCTCGGTGTAAACACCATGACTGCCATCGCCAGTGGTTTCACCATCCTGTTCCTCTTCTGGACTATTACGCACTTTGCCCGTCGTCTGATGGTAAAAGCCGGTGAAGAGATCTCCCGTGAAAAAATGATCGCTATCATGGGCGCAGGCGCCGTAGGTGCCCTGGCCTATACCTTTTCTGATTCATTCTGGTTCTCCGCTGTGGAAGGTGAAGTATATGGTATGTCCTCTTTCTTCACTGCCATCGTGTTCTGGGCCATCCTCAAATGGGAAAACGAAGCAGACGAGCCCTATGCCGACAGATGGCTCGTACTGATCGGTTACCTCCTGGGTCTCTCCATCGGAGTACACCTGCTCAACCTCCTCACCATTCCGGCCATCGTAATGGTATACTACTTCAGACGCTTCAAACCTACCGGCTGGGGCACCTTCTGGGCTTTCATCCTCGGTTGTGCCATCACCGGTATGATCCAGAAATACCTGATCCAGGATACCATTAAAGCCTCCGGTTATATGGACGTAATTTTCGTCAATAACCTCGGAATGGGCTTCTTCTCCGGATTTATCTTCTATTTCGCTGCCTTAGTGGCCATCCTGATTATCGGCCTGAGAAAACCAAAATTCGGTTTCTATGCTCCGCTCATCGTAATCGCCTCCATCATCCTGGTGCCGGCTTACAACGACGCCAGCGGCGGTGTAGTATTCGTGAAATTACTGCTGGCCGCATTCTTCCTGCTCATACCTTTCTTTATCAAAACCTTTGGTATAAAGCTGAACCAGGAAAAATTAGTGCACTTCAGCAGGCTCACCATCATGTTCATCCTCTTCACCCTGCTCGGTTATTCTACCTATATCACTACCATGATACGCTCTACTGCCAACCCTTCAGTTGACATGTACAACGTAGATAACCCCATCTCCCTGGTTGGTTACCTCGGACGTGAACAGTATGGTGACTTCCCCCTCGTATACGGACAGGTATTCACTGCTCGTCCTGAAAAATACAATGAAGGCGGTAACATCTACGCCCGCAGCGATAAAAAATATATGGTTGCCGGCAAAAAAATGGAACCTGTTTACGCCAAGTCTGACATGATGCTCTTCCCTCGAGTATGGGACGCCAGCAACGATCAGGGCCACGCCGACTTCTACCGCTCCTGGCTCGGCCTCGACGCCAATGAAGCACCTTCCTTCGGTGATAACATCAAGTTCTTCATCCAATACCAGATGAACTTCATGTACTTCCGCTACTTCATGTGGAACTTCGTAGGTAAACAAAACGATACCCAGGGCTATGGCAACGTCCGCGATGGTAACTGGATCTCCGGTATCCCTTTCATCGATAACCTGATCTACGGCGACCAAAGCCTCATGCCAGACAGCCTCCGGAACAACAAAGGACACAACACCATGTTCTTCCTGCCGTTTATCCTCGGTATCATCGGCTTCTTCTTCCAATACAACAACCATCGCAAAGACACCCTCATTGTGTCGCTCCTGTTCTTCTTTACAGGTATTGCGATCGTAATATACCTCAACCAGGCCGGTAACCAGCCCCGTGAGCGTGACTATGCCTATGTAGGCTCCTTCTACGCTTTCGCTATCTGGATCGGACTCGGTGTACTGTCTGTTTACAACTTCTTTAAGAAGAAAATGAGCAGCGCTATCGCTCCTACCCTCGCCACTGCACTCTGCCTCCTGGCAGTACCCGTGCTGATGGCTGCCCAGGAATGGGACGACCATGACCGCTCTACCAAAACCATCGCCAGAGATATCGCTAAAGATTATCTCGAATCCTGCCAGCCAAATGCGATCCTGTTTACCGTTGGTGACAACGATACCTACCCGCTCTGGTACGCACAGGAAGTAGAAGGTATCCGCCCCGATGTAAGAGTGATCAACCTCAGCCTCCTCGGTGTAGACTGGTATATCGACCAGCAGCGCAGAATGGTGAATCAAAGCGCAGCAGTGCCTATGAGCTGGGCTCCAAATAAATACCAGGGCGAAACCCGCAACTTCATCCGCTTCTTCGATCCAGGAAACATCCCGGCTGATAAATACTTCAACCTGAAAGATATCATGGACTTCATGGGAAGCGATGATGAACATAACAAGGTAAACACCCAGGACGGCGGATCTGAAAACTTCCTGCCTACCCGTCAGCTGTTTATCCCGGTTAACAAGGAAGAAGTCCTAAAATATGGTGTGGTTGGCGCCAAAGACTCCGCCAGAATACTGCCACAGGTATCTTTCAAAATCAACAAAAGCTACCTGCTCAAAAATGACCTGGCTGTTTATGATATCATCGCTACCAACAACTGGAAAAGACCTATCTACTTTACCAGCCCTACTGATCTCGGTCTGAACGACTATCTCAGAACCGATGGTCTGGCATATCACCTGGTGCCGTTGCCTAAACCAACAGCCAATGATCCCCTGGGTATGGATATCAACGCCAATATCAACGCAATGTATGATAACCTGATGCACAAGTTCGCCTTCGGTGGCGCACAAACACCAGGTACTTACTTCGATGAGCCTAACCGCAAAATGGTGTTGTACCTGCGTCAGTCCTTCACCCGCCTCAGCGTGGCTATGACACAGAACGGTGAGTCCAAGGACAGCGCTATCTCCGTGCTGACATACATGGACAAAAACATCAAGGAAGGCAACTTCCCTTACGCGATGACCACTCCAGGTAACATGCACAACTACACCTCCCTGCAAACTGTTTACGCCCACTACATTGCTGGTGACGTGAAAAGAGCAGAAGAGATCAGCAACCAGATCATCAAAGACTGTGAACAACAAATTCGTTACTATCAGGCATTACCTGCCAGCAGAATGACCAGCGATCTGCAACGCGACGGACAAACTGCTGAACAGTTCATCGCCTGGCTGCAACGCATGAAGATCGACTTCGGCTCCGGTGCTGGTGCACACCCTAAAGAGGGCCTGCAGCACGTAAGCACGGAAGACTCCAACGCTGCCCCTCAGGCAGCCCCGGACTCCGCCAAATAATCAAATAATCAGATAAAA belongs to Chitinophaga sp. HK235 and includes:
- a CDS encoding SDR family oxidoreductase, producing the protein MKTYFQNKTVVITGGSSGIGKALVMEMLQQGAAVAVCGRKLPALEALRNEINHPSLFIFVADVSVEADCKAFMEATMARFGRIDVLINNAGISMRALFRDLDLSVLKSLMDINFWGTVYCTKYAYPAILAAKGTIVGVSSIAGYRGLPGRTGYSASKFAMQGFMEALRTENLHTGVNVMWVCPGFTASNIRNTALNQEGQAQSETPLNEDKLMSAEAVATAIAKAISKRKRTLVLTGQGKLTVWLNKLVPGLLDGLVYNHFKKEPNSPLQ
- a CDS encoding S-adenosyl-l-methionine hydroxide adenosyltransferase family protein, whose product is MSIITLTSDIGMQDYLVGAIKGQLWHYCPECHVTDITHHISPFNLPQATYICKSAFAWFPLGTFHFVLINLFDRRPDHVLVAEHNGQYIGCADNGLLTMIAGGMPEKVVKIPLPANAPKNTFTIIQQLAMAARELSRGKALGEIGPLTQSIHIKHNLQPLVGDDFIEGQIIHIDSFENVVVNITRDQFNAQRRNRRFQIFFRRNEVINQISETYADVPEGQKLALFNAAGYLEIAINKGNAAGLFGLLGFRRDQLTQPTGFQQLSFYQTVRIIFQ
- a CDS encoding putative quinol monooxygenase, translating into MINRLVKMEFIPDKVSSFRELFARQQQQIRHFPGCLHLELWEHPASGNTFFTFSKWESEAALEAYRQSDLFRDTWAATKVLFCAKPAAWTVTETYKA
- a CDS encoding DUF2723 domain-containing protein — encoded protein: MNFKRTNNIVGWVICIIACSVYIMTMEATGSLWDCGEFISSAYKVQIPHPPGAPLFVLLGRLFSMFLKPSQAALGVNTMTAIASGFTILFLFWTITHFARRLMVKAGEEISREKMIAIMGAGAVGALAYTFSDSFWFSAVEGEVYGMSSFFTAIVFWAILKWENEADEPYADRWLVLIGYLLGLSIGVHLLNLLTIPAIVMVYYFRRFKPTGWGTFWAFILGCAITGMIQKYLIQDTIKASGYMDVIFVNNLGMGFFSGFIFYFAALVAILIIGLRKPKFGFYAPLIVIASIILVPAYNDASGGVVFVKLLLAAFFLLIPFFIKTFGIKLNQEKLVHFSRLTIMFILFTLLGYSTYITTMIRSTANPSVDMYNVDNPISLVGYLGREQYGDFPLVYGQVFTARPEKYNEGGNIYARSDKKYMVAGKKMEPVYAKSDMMLFPRVWDASNDQGHADFYRSWLGLDANEAPSFGDNIKFFIQYQMNFMYFRYFMWNFVGKQNDTQGYGNVRDGNWISGIPFIDNLIYGDQSLMPDSLRNNKGHNTMFFLPFILGIIGFFFQYNNHRKDTLIVSLLFFFTGIAIVIYLNQAGNQPRERDYAYVGSFYAFAIWIGLGVLSVYNFFKKKMSSAIAPTLATALCLLAVPVLMAAQEWDDHDRSTKTIARDIAKDYLESCQPNAILFTVGDNDTYPLWYAQEVEGIRPDVRVINLSLLGVDWYIDQQRRMVNQSAAVPMSWAPNKYQGETRNFIRFFDPGNIPADKYFNLKDIMDFMGSDDEHNKVNTQDGGSENFLPTRQLFIPVNKEEVLKYGVVGAKDSARILPQVSFKINKSYLLKNDLAVYDIIATNNWKRPIYFTSPTDLGLNDYLRTDGLAYHLVPLPKPTANDPLGMDINANINAMYDNLMHKFAFGGAQTPGTYFDEPNRKMVLYLRQSFTRLSVAMTQNGESKDSAISVLTYMDKNIKEGNFPYAMTTPGNMHNYTSLQTVYAHYIAGDVKRAEEISNQIIKDCEQQIRYYQALPASRMTSDLQRDGQTAEQFIAWLQRMKIDFGSGAGAHPKEGLQHVSTEDSNAAPQAAPDSAK